The Porphyrobacter sp. HT-58-2 genome has a window encoding:
- a CDS encoding helix-turn-helix domain-containing protein translates to MAIKAHLDHAVAADGQRAAPRRALRLETSGFAPDAGPDGDEGNVTIHNISAAGLLIETALPLTEGEQLALDLPEAGPVTAMVVWRSEQLYGCAFDQELGPAALAAAQLQGFAPGVPERPSGLPQRVRGTGEGLGPRLNRLRREAGLTLADVAAALSVSKPTVWAWEKGKARPLPERLDAIAAALGVPPAELVEPAGAPSNSAEVIEECRTRIAEACGIAPQAVRIMLEL, encoded by the coding sequence ATGGCCATCAAGGCCCATCTCGATCATGCCGTGGCTGCCGATGGTCAGCGCGCTGCACCGCGCCGCGCACTGCGGCTCGAAACCAGCGGCTTCGCCCCCGATGCCGGTCCTGACGGGGACGAAGGCAATGTCACCATCCACAACATCTCTGCCGCCGGCCTGCTGATTGAAACCGCGTTGCCCCTGACGGAAGGCGAGCAGCTGGCGCTCGATCTGCCCGAGGCTGGCCCGGTAACGGCAATGGTGGTGTGGCGCAGCGAGCAGCTCTACGGCTGCGCTTTCGATCAGGAACTCGGCCCGGCAGCGCTGGCTGCCGCCCAGCTTCAGGGCTTTGCGCCGGGCGTGCCGGAGCGCCCCTCCGGCCTGCCTCAGCGTGTGCGTGGCACGGGCGAAGGGCTGGGACCGCGGCTGAACCGGCTGCGGCGCGAGGCAGGCTTGACCCTGGCCGATGTCGCAGCGGCACTCAGTGTCAGCAAGCCGACAGTGTGGGCTTGGGAAAAAGGCAAGGCGCGCCCCCTGCCCGAACGGCTCGATGCAATTGCCGCGGCGCTCGGCGTGCCGCCGGCTGAACTGGTCGAGCCCGCCGGAGCTCCGAGCAATTCCGCCGAGGTGATCGAGGAGTGCCGCACGCGGATTGCCGAGGCCTGCGGCATTGCCCCTCAGGCGGTAAGGATCATGCTGGAGCTCTGA